The following coding sequences lie in one Opisthocomus hoazin isolate bOpiHoa1 chromosome 7, bOpiHoa1.hap1, whole genome shotgun sequence genomic window:
- the FOXA1 gene encoding hepatocyte nuclear factor 3-alpha, with product MLGTVKMEGHETSDWNSYYADTQEAYSSVPVSNMNSGLGSMNTMNTYMTMNTMTTSGNMTSSSFNMSYANTGLGAGLSPGAVAGMPAGSAGPVNGMPAGVTAMGTALSPGGINAMSAQPAPMNGLSPYGGMNPCMSPMAYTQSNLGRTRDAKTFKRSYPHAKPPYSYISLITMAIQQAPSKMLTLSEIYQWIMDLFPYYRQNQQRWQNSIRHSLSFNDCFVKVARSPDKPGKGSYWTLHPDSGNMFENGCYLRRQKRFKCEKPANSKAPQEGRKDQAGASSSSSNSPLHRGHNKPAQLDTATSLSSSNPSTSPQSMDHSGSSTELKTSASAASSTISSIPTLASVPHPPHSLAHEPQLHLKGDPHYSFNHPFSINNLMSSSEQQHKLDFKAYEQALQYSSYGASIPGGLPLGSASMAGRSSIEPSALEPSYYQGVYSRPVLNTS from the exons ATGTTAGGGACTGTGAAAATGGAAGGGCATGAAACCAGCGACTGGAACAGCTACTACGCCGACACCCAGGAG GCCTATTCCTCGGTGCCCGTGAGCAACATGAACTCGGGGCTGGGCTCTATGAACACCATGAACACCTACATGACCATGAACACGATGACGACGAGCGGCAACATGACCTCCAGCTCCTTCAACATGTCCTACGCCAacacggggctgggggctgggctgagccccgGCGCAGTGGCCGGCATGCCGGCGGGCTCGGCAGGGCCAGTGAACGGCATGCCGGCCGGTGTAACCGCCATGGGCACGGCACTGAGCCCTGGCGGCATCAATGCCATGTCGGCCCAGCCGGCACCCATGAATGGGCTGAGCCCCTATGGTGGCATGAACCCCTGCATGAGCCCCATGGCCTACACCCAGTCCAACCTCGGCAGGACGCGGGACGCCAAGACCTTCAAGCGGAGCTACCCCCATGCCAAGCCACCATACTCCTACATCTCCCTCATCACCATGGCCATCCAGCAGGCACCCAGCAAGATGCTGACGCTGAGCGAGATCTACCAGTGGATCATGGACCTTTTCCCCTACTACCGGCAGAACCAGCAGCGCTGGCAGAACAGCATACGCCACTCGCTCTCCTTCAACGACTGCTTCGTTAAGGTGGCCCGCTCCCCCGACAAGCCCGGCAAGGGCTCCTACTGGACCCTGCATCCCGACTCCGGCAACATGTTTGAAAACGGCTGCTACCTCCGCCGGCAAAAGCGGTTCAAGTGCGAGAAGCCGGCGAACAGCAAAGCCCCTCAGGAGGGCAGGAAAGATCAGGCCGGGGCCTCCAGTTCCAGCTCCAACTCCCCCCTGCACAGAGGCCACAATAAACCGGCGCAGCTGGACACGGCCACCTCCCTCTCCAGCTCCAACCCGTCCACCAGCCCCCAGTCTATGGACCACAGCGGATCGAGCACGGAGCTAAAGACCTCGGCCTCGGCCGCCTCCTCCACCATCAGCTCCATCCCCACCTTGGCCTCCGTCCCTCACCCCCCTCACTCCTTAGCCCACGAACCCCAGCTCCACCTCAAGGGTGATCCCCACTACTCCTTCAACCACCCTTTTTCCATCAACAACCTTATGTCCTCCTCggagcagcagcacaagctgGACTTCAAAGCCTACGAGCAGGCGCTGCAATACTCTTCCTACGGGGCCAGCATCCCCGGCGGGCTGCCCCTGGGCAGTGCCTCCATGGCGGGCCGGAGCAGCATCGAGCCCTCGGCCCTAGAGCCCTCCTACTACCAAGGTGTGTATTCCAGACCCGTGCTAAACACCTCCTAG
- the LOC142362039 gene encoding uncharacterized protein LOC142362039, producing the protein MPPSPTSVGSGEGGHLAVMAVRAESSRRKLSNASADPMGCPRLPRRCSRARGRSTPPDRPFTGCRAPGAGGAGATAPPGVLRAAGGGGPAGPAQRGLSGRGAEPGRFCLCEGLRQAPRPPGRLDGSPQSEGCSRQPLTPAPGEPPGLPRRPKDPALGSGPFPTRSLFARWGGGGFRAGSRWDEGFPTVGRCPNCPAQALPRDSRAGGDRTRAAGTLFFTRGRLLLTRATGQQSRLKGTSISGWLCLGLSGTQPPSRKAPRQPALSHLGATSEEGAEPDRQPDNRRRCGFAQPPAPPDLPGPAQRGPRRGRPEGPTGAERRLCRAPRLLRPPKRLRNGNRGARPAPYLLFFPDSRVCLFRGFDLIVLPDLKTEGRGGKEQRKGQQKTRLEDKLKRICQGGDALYLVV; encoded by the exons ATGCCCCCCTCTCCTACCTCGGTTGGGTCGGGAGAAGGGGGTCACTTGGCTGTGATGGCCGTACGTGCAGAAAGTTCACGCAGAAAACTCTCCAACGCAAGCGCTGACCCCATGGGGTGCCCTCGCCTGCCCAGGCGCTGCTCCCGAGCGAGAGGAAGGTCAACGCCGCCTGATCGCCCCTTCACCGGCTGCCGAGCtccgggggccgggggcgcgggagCCACCGCCCCGCCGGGGGTGCtccgggcagcggggggggggggccccgccggCCCTGCTCAGCGAGGGCTCAGCGGCAGGGGCGCAGAGCCAGGGCGGTTCTGCCTGTGCGAGGGGCTGAGACAagccccccgaccccccggcCGCCTCGATGGGTCCCCCCAGAGCGAGGGGTGCTCCCGGCAGCCACTGACACCTGCTCCCGGGGAACCGCCCGGGCTCCCACGCCGTCCGAAGGACCCGGCTCTGGGCAGCGGCCCGTTCCCAACCAGGTCACTGTTTGCCCGCTGGGGTGGGGGAGGATTCCGGGCTGGAAGCAGATGGGATGAGGGATTTCCCACCGTCGGGAGGTGCCCAAACTGCCCCGCACAAGCGCTGCCGAGAGATTCCCGGGCAGGAGGCGACAGGACCCG AGCCGCCGGGACCCTCTTCTTCACACGAGGAAGGCTTCTCCTCACCAGGGCCACAGGGCAGCAGTCCCGGCTGAAGGGAACCTCCATCAGCGGCTGGCTCTGCCTCGGGCTTTCCGGTACGCAACCCCCGAGCCGAAAGGCTCCGCGACAGCCTGCGCTCTCACACCTCGGGGCAACCTCGGAGGAGGGAGCCGAGCCCGACCGGCAGCCGGACAACAGGAGGCGCTGCGGCTTTGCGCAACCCCCGGCTCCCCCTgacctccccggcccggcccagcgggGACCCCGTCGGGGGCGTCCCGAGGGGCCGACCGGCGCGGAGAGGCGGCTTTGCCGGGCGCCACGTCTGCTCCGCCCGCCGAAACGCCTCCGTAATGGCAACCGAGGGGCTCGGCCGGCTCCGTACCTGCTCTTTTTTCCAG ATTCCAGAGTTTGTTTGTTTCGAGGATTTGACTTAATTGTGTTGCCAGATTTAAAGACAGAAGGACGAGGagggaaagaacaaagaaaggGGCAACAAAAAACGCGTTTAGAGGACAAGTTAAAACGTATTTGTCAAGGCGGAGATGCGCTGTATCTCGTCGTTTGA